Proteins encoded together in one Ictidomys tridecemlineatus isolate mIctTri1 chromosome 3, mIctTri1.hap1, whole genome shotgun sequence window:
- the Col6a2 gene encoding collagen alpha-2(VI) chain isoform X1: MLQGPFSALLLLGGLLGVLHAQQQEVISGGTSERNNNCPEKADCPVNVYFVLDTSESVTMQSPTDSLLYHMQQFVPQFISQLQNEFYLDQVALSWRYGGLHFSDQVEVFSPPGSDRASFTKSLQNIRSFRRGTFTDCALANMTQEIRQHVGRGVVNFAVVITDGHVTGSPCGGIKLQAERAREEGIRLFAVAPNRNLNEQGLRDIASAPHELYRNNYATMRPESTEIDQDTINRIIKVMKHEAYGECYKVSCLEIPGPPGPKGYRGQKGAKGNMGEPGEPGQKGRQGDPGIEGPIGFPGPKGVPGFKGEKGEFGADGRKGAPGLAGKNGTDGQKGKLGRIGPPGCKGDPGTRGPDGYPGEAGSPGERGDQGAKGDSGRPGRRGPPGDPGDKGSKGYQGNNGAPGSPGVKGAKGGPGPRGPKGEPGRRGDPGTKGGPGSDGPKGEKGDPGPEGPRGLAGEVGNKGAQGDRGLPGPRGPQGALGEPGKQGSRGDPGDAGPRGDSGQPGPKGDPGRPGFSYPGPRGTPGEKGEPGPRGPEGGRGDFGMKGGPGRKGEKGEPADPGPPGEPGPRGPRGVPGPEGEPGPPGDPGLTECDVMTYVRETCGCCDCEKRCGPLDVVFVIDSSESIGYTNFTLEKNFVINVVNRLGAMAKDPKSETGTRVGVVQYSHEGTFEAIQLDDERINSLSSFKEAVKNLEWIAGGTWTPSALKFAYNKLIKDSRRHKTRVFAVVITDGRHDPRDDDLNLRALCTGDVTVTAIGIGDMFHERHESENLYSIACDKPQQVRNMTLFSDLVAERFIDDMADVLCPDPQIVCPELPCQTELYVAQCTQRPVDIVFLLDGSERLGEQNFHKARGFVEEVSRRLTLARREDDPLNARVALVQYGGQQEQQVAFPLTSNLTVIHEALQDLRYLNSFSHVGTGIVHAINTVVRGAQGGARRHAELSFVFLTDGVTGNASLEESVHSMRKQNVVPTVVAVGSDVDMDVLHKISLGDRSAIFREKDFDSLVQPGFFDRFIRWIC, encoded by the exons ATGCTCCAGGGCCCCTTCTCCGCGCTCCTCCTGCTCGGGGGGCTCCTGGGGGTCCTCCATGCCCAGCAGCAGGAGGTCATCTCGGGGGGCACTTCTGAGCGGAACAACAACTGCCCAG AGAAGGCCGACTGCCCCGTCAACGTGTACTTCGTGCTGGACACCTCGGAGAGCGTGACCATGCAGTCCCCCACGGACAGCCTGCTCTACCACATGCAGCAGTTTGTGCCGCAGTTCATCAGCCAGCTGCAGAACGAGTTCTACCTGGACCAGGTGGCCCTGAGTTGGCGCTACGGGGGCCTGCACTTCTCGGACCAGGTGGAGGTGTTCAGCCCGCCAGGCAGTGACCGGGCCTCCTTCACCAAGAGCCTGCAGAACATCCGCTCCTTCCGCCGGGGCACCTTCACTGACTGCGCGCTGGCCAACATGACCCAGGAGATCCGGCAGCACGTGGGCCGCGGCGTGGTCAACTTCGCCGTGGTCATCACCGACGGCCACGTCACCGGCAGCCCATGTGGGGGCATCAAGCTGCAGGCTGAGCGGGCCCGCGAGGAAGGCATCCGGCTCTTCGCTGTGGCCCCCAACAGGAACCTGAATGAGCAGGGCCTCCGGGACATCGCCAGCGCCCCCCACGAGCTCTACCGCAACAACTACGCCACCATGCGGCCCGAGTCCACCGAGATCGACCAGGACACCATCAACCGCATCATCAAGGTCATG aaACACGAGGCCTATGGAGAG TGCTACAAGGTGAGCTGTCTGGAGATCCCTGGACCACCAGGCCCCAAGGGCTACCGTGGACAGAAG GGTGCCAAGGGCAACATGGGTGAGCCAGGAGAGCCCGGACAGAAGGGGCGACAG GGAGATCCAGGCATCGAGGGCCCCATCGGATTCCCAGGACCCAAG GGTGTTCCAGGCTTCAAAGGAGAGAAG GGTGAATTTGGAGCTGACGGTCGAAAG GGGGCTCCAGGCTTGGCCGGCAAGAATGGGACTGATGGCCAGAAG GGCAAGCTGGGCCGCATCGGGCCTCCTGGCTGCAAGGGAGACCCTGGAACCCGG GGCCCTGACGGGTACCCGGGGGAGGCTGGAAGCCCAGGCGAGCGGGGAGACCAAGGCGCCAAG GGGGACTCTGGCCGCCCAGGACGCAGAGGGCCTCCAGGAGACCCTGGAGACAAGGGAAGCAAG GGTTACCAAGGCAACAACGGAGCCCCGGGCAGTCCTGGCGTGAAAGGAGCCAAGGGGGGGCCTGGGCCGCGCGGACCCAAAGGCGAGCCC GGGCGCAGGGGAGACCCCGGAACCAAGGGCGGCCCCGGCAGTGACGGTCCCAAGGGAGAGAAG GGGGACCCTGGCCCAGAAGGGCCCCGGGGCCTGGCCGGAGAGGTCGGCAACAAAGGAGCCCAG GGAGACCGAGGATTGCCTGGACCCAGAGGCCCCCAGGGGGCCCTTGGGGAGCCCGGAAAGCAG GGATCTCGGGGAGACCCTGGTGATGCTGGGCCCCGCGGAGACTCGGGACAGCCAGGCCCCAAG GGAGACCCTGGCAGGCCTGGATTCAGCTACCCGGGACCCCGGGGTACCCCC GGAGAGAAAGGCGAGCCCGGCCCCCGTGGCCCAGAG GGAGGCCGAGGGGACTTCGGCATGAAAGGAGGAcctgggaggaaaggagagaagggggAGCCC GCAGATCCTGGTCCCCCTGGTGAGCCAGGCCCCCGGGGGCCGAGAGGAGTCCCAGGACCTGAG GGTGAGCCCGGCCCCCCCGGAGACCCCGGCCTCACG GAGTGTGACGTCATGACCTACGTGAGGGAGACCTGCGGCTGCTGTG ACTGCGAGAAGCGCTGTGGGCCCCTGGACGTGGTCTTCGTCATCGACAGCTCAGAGAGCATCGGCTACACCAACTTCACCCTGGAGAAGAACTTTGTCATTAACGTGGTCAACAGGCTGGGGGCCATGGCCAAGGACCCCAAGTCAGAGACCG GGACCCGCGTGGGCGTGGTGCAGTACAGCCACGAGGGCACCTTCGAGGCCATCCAGTTGGACGACGAGCGCATCAACTCTCTGTCCAGCTTCAAGGAGGCCGTCAAGAACCTGGAGTGGATTGCGGGCGGCACCTGGACACCGTCAGCCCTCAAGTTCGCCTACAACAAGCTCATCAAGGACAGCCGCCGCCACAAGACCCGCGTGTTCGCTGTGGTCATCACGGATGGGCGCCATGACCCGCGGGACGACGACCTGAACCTGCGGGCCCTGTGCACGGGTGACGTCACCGTGACGGCCATCGGCATTGGGGACATGTTCCACGAGCGCCATGAGAGCGAGAACCTGTACTCCATTGCCTGTGACAAGCCGCAGCAGGTGCGCAACATGACCCTCTTCTCAGACCTGGTGGCCGAGCGCTTCATCGACGACATGGCGGACGTCCTCTGCCCTG ACCCGCAGATCGTGTGCCCGGAGCTTCCCTGCCAAACAG AGCTGTACGTGGCACAGTGTACGCAGCGGCCAGTGGACATCGTCTTCCTGCTGGACGGCTCTGAGCGACTGGGAGAGCAGAACTTCCACAAGGCACGCGGCTTCGTGGAAGAGGTGTCCCGGCGCCTGACGCTGGCCCGCAGGGAGGACGACCCGCTCAATGCCCGTGTGGCCTTGGTGCAGTACGGTGGCCAGCAGGAGCAGCAGGTGGCCTTCCCGCTGACCTCCAACCTGACGGTCATCCACGAGGCTCTGCAGGACCTGCGCTACCTCAACTCCTTCTCCCACGTGGGCACAGGCATCGTGCACGCCATCAACACTGTGGTGCGGGGTGCGCAGGGCGGGGCGCGGCGCCACGCGGAGCTGTCCTTTGTGTTCCTCACCGACGGCGTCACCGGCAACGCCAGCCTGGAGGAGTCCGTGCACTCCATGCGCAAGCAGAACGTGGTGCCCACCGTGGTGGCCGTGGGCAGCGATGTGGACATGGACGTGCTGCACAAGATCAGCCTGGGCGACAGGTCGGCCATCTTCCGGGAGAAGGACTTTGACAGCCTGGTGCAGCCCGGCTTCTTCGACAGGTTCATCCGCTGGATCTGTTAG
- the Col6a2 gene encoding collagen alpha-2(VI) chain isoform X2 has translation MLQGPFSALLLLGGLLGVLHAQQQEVISGGTSERNNNCPEKADCPVNVYFVLDTSESVTMQSPTDSLLYHMQQFVPQFISQLQNEFYLDQVALSWRYGGLHFSDQVEVFSPPGSDRASFTKSLQNIRSFRRGTFTDCALANMTQEIRQHVGRGVVNFAVVITDGHVTGSPCGGIKLQAERAREEGIRLFAVAPNRNLNEQGLRDIASAPHELYRNNYATMRPESTEIDQDTINRIIKVMKHEAYGECYKVSCLEIPGPPGPKGYRGQKGAKGNMGEPGEPGQKGRQGDPGIEGPIGFPGPKGVPGFKGEKGEFGADGRKGAPGLAGKNGTDGQKGKLGRIGPPGCKGDPGTRGPDGYPGEAGSPGERGDQGAKGDSGRPGRRGPPGDPGDKGSKGYQGNNGAPGSPGVKGAKGGPGPRGPKGEPGRRGDPGTKGGPGSDGPKGEKGDPGPEGPRGLAGEVGNKGAQGDRGLPGPRGPQGALGEPGKQGSRGDPGDAGPRGDSGQPGPKGDPGRPGFSYPGPRGTPGEKGEPGPRGPEGGRGDFGMKGGPGRKGEKGEPADPGPPGEPGPRGPRGVPGPEGEPGPPGDPGLTECDVMTYVRETCGCCDCEKRCGPLDVVFVIDSSESIGYTNFTLEKNFVINVVNRLGAMAKDPKSETGTRVGVVQYSHEGTFEAIQLDDERINSLSSFKEAVKNLEWIAGGTWTPSALKFAYNKLIKDSRRHKTRVFAVVITDGRHDPRDDDLNLRALCTGDVTVTAIGIGDMFHERHESENLYSIACDKPQQVRNMTLFSDLVAERFIDDMADVLCPDPQIVCPELPCQTDGARPGNQPPVTFLRTEEGPDPTFPRTIPLIQQLLNTTKVTQDPASYSQLVAVMVYTAERAKFATGVERQDWMQLFIDTFKLVHRDITGDPETALALC, from the exons ATGCTCCAGGGCCCCTTCTCCGCGCTCCTCCTGCTCGGGGGGCTCCTGGGGGTCCTCCATGCCCAGCAGCAGGAGGTCATCTCGGGGGGCACTTCTGAGCGGAACAACAACTGCCCAG AGAAGGCCGACTGCCCCGTCAACGTGTACTTCGTGCTGGACACCTCGGAGAGCGTGACCATGCAGTCCCCCACGGACAGCCTGCTCTACCACATGCAGCAGTTTGTGCCGCAGTTCATCAGCCAGCTGCAGAACGAGTTCTACCTGGACCAGGTGGCCCTGAGTTGGCGCTACGGGGGCCTGCACTTCTCGGACCAGGTGGAGGTGTTCAGCCCGCCAGGCAGTGACCGGGCCTCCTTCACCAAGAGCCTGCAGAACATCCGCTCCTTCCGCCGGGGCACCTTCACTGACTGCGCGCTGGCCAACATGACCCAGGAGATCCGGCAGCACGTGGGCCGCGGCGTGGTCAACTTCGCCGTGGTCATCACCGACGGCCACGTCACCGGCAGCCCATGTGGGGGCATCAAGCTGCAGGCTGAGCGGGCCCGCGAGGAAGGCATCCGGCTCTTCGCTGTGGCCCCCAACAGGAACCTGAATGAGCAGGGCCTCCGGGACATCGCCAGCGCCCCCCACGAGCTCTACCGCAACAACTACGCCACCATGCGGCCCGAGTCCACCGAGATCGACCAGGACACCATCAACCGCATCATCAAGGTCATG aaACACGAGGCCTATGGAGAG TGCTACAAGGTGAGCTGTCTGGAGATCCCTGGACCACCAGGCCCCAAGGGCTACCGTGGACAGAAG GGTGCCAAGGGCAACATGGGTGAGCCAGGAGAGCCCGGACAGAAGGGGCGACAG GGAGATCCAGGCATCGAGGGCCCCATCGGATTCCCAGGACCCAAG GGTGTTCCAGGCTTCAAAGGAGAGAAG GGTGAATTTGGAGCTGACGGTCGAAAG GGGGCTCCAGGCTTGGCCGGCAAGAATGGGACTGATGGCCAGAAG GGCAAGCTGGGCCGCATCGGGCCTCCTGGCTGCAAGGGAGACCCTGGAACCCGG GGCCCTGACGGGTACCCGGGGGAGGCTGGAAGCCCAGGCGAGCGGGGAGACCAAGGCGCCAAG GGGGACTCTGGCCGCCCAGGACGCAGAGGGCCTCCAGGAGACCCTGGAGACAAGGGAAGCAAG GGTTACCAAGGCAACAACGGAGCCCCGGGCAGTCCTGGCGTGAAAGGAGCCAAGGGGGGGCCTGGGCCGCGCGGACCCAAAGGCGAGCCC GGGCGCAGGGGAGACCCCGGAACCAAGGGCGGCCCCGGCAGTGACGGTCCCAAGGGAGAGAAG GGGGACCCTGGCCCAGAAGGGCCCCGGGGCCTGGCCGGAGAGGTCGGCAACAAAGGAGCCCAG GGAGACCGAGGATTGCCTGGACCCAGAGGCCCCCAGGGGGCCCTTGGGGAGCCCGGAAAGCAG GGATCTCGGGGAGACCCTGGTGATGCTGGGCCCCGCGGAGACTCGGGACAGCCAGGCCCCAAG GGAGACCCTGGCAGGCCTGGATTCAGCTACCCGGGACCCCGGGGTACCCCC GGAGAGAAAGGCGAGCCCGGCCCCCGTGGCCCAGAG GGAGGCCGAGGGGACTTCGGCATGAAAGGAGGAcctgggaggaaaggagagaagggggAGCCC GCAGATCCTGGTCCCCCTGGTGAGCCAGGCCCCCGGGGGCCGAGAGGAGTCCCAGGACCTGAG GGTGAGCCCGGCCCCCCCGGAGACCCCGGCCTCACG GAGTGTGACGTCATGACCTACGTGAGGGAGACCTGCGGCTGCTGTG ACTGCGAGAAGCGCTGTGGGCCCCTGGACGTGGTCTTCGTCATCGACAGCTCAGAGAGCATCGGCTACACCAACTTCACCCTGGAGAAGAACTTTGTCATTAACGTGGTCAACAGGCTGGGGGCCATGGCCAAGGACCCCAAGTCAGAGACCG GGACCCGCGTGGGCGTGGTGCAGTACAGCCACGAGGGCACCTTCGAGGCCATCCAGTTGGACGACGAGCGCATCAACTCTCTGTCCAGCTTCAAGGAGGCCGTCAAGAACCTGGAGTGGATTGCGGGCGGCACCTGGACACCGTCAGCCCTCAAGTTCGCCTACAACAAGCTCATCAAGGACAGCCGCCGCCACAAGACCCGCGTGTTCGCTGTGGTCATCACGGATGGGCGCCATGACCCGCGGGACGACGACCTGAACCTGCGGGCCCTGTGCACGGGTGACGTCACCGTGACGGCCATCGGCATTGGGGACATGTTCCACGAGCGCCATGAGAGCGAGAACCTGTACTCCATTGCCTGTGACAAGCCGCAGCAGGTGCGCAACATGACCCTCTTCTCAGACCTGGTGGCCGAGCGCTTCATCGACGACATGGCGGACGTCCTCTGCCCTG ACCCGCAGATCGTGTGCCCGGAGCTTCCCTGCCAAACAG ATGGAGCGCGGCCTGGCAACCAGCCCCCGGTCACCTTCCTCCGCACGGAAGAGGGCCCAGACCCCACCTTCCCCAGGACCATCCCCCTGATCCAGCAGTTGCTAAACACCACCAAGGTCACACAGGACCCCGCCTCCTACTCCCAGCTGGTGGCCGTGATGGTCTACACCGCAGAGCGGGCCAAGTTCGCCACAGGGGTCGAGCGGCAAGACTGGATGCAGCTGTTCATTGACACCTTTAAGCTGGTGCACAGGGACATCACTGGGGACCCTGAGACGGCACTGGCGCTCTGCTGA